The Halomonas sp. HAL1 genome segment CAAATGAAACCTGTCTGCCGGGAGCCGCTTAAAAGAGTCGGCTCCCTAGGCGTTATACGGCAGCAGCGCCGCCGACGATCTCAGAAATTTCCTGGGTAATGGCAGCCTGACGGGCCTTGTTATAAACCATCTCCAGATCGTCGATCAGGCCGCCTGCGTTGTCGGTGGCACTTTTCATAGCGATCATTCGAGCGGCTTGTTCACAAGCGCCATTTTCCACTACCGCCTGATACACCTGCGATTCGATGAAACGAACCAACAGGCTATCGAGCAACGCCTTGGCATCCGGTTCATACAGGTAGTCCCAGCTTCCGGGACGGGCGTTTTCGTCGTCTTGCTCAGCGTCTGCGCCCATATCGGGCGACAGGGGAAGAAGCTGACGAACCACTGGCTTTTGCGTCATGGTATTCACAAACTCGTTGTGCACCACGTACAGCCGGTCGAGACGTCCTTCGTCGTACGCTTCGAGCATGACCTTAATACTGCCAATCAAGCCTTCTACCGTCGGGGCTTCACCTAATCCACTTTTCGCTGCCACCAAATTACCGCCGTAATTGCGGAAAAAGGTGCTCGCCTTGGCGCCAAGGGCACAAAAATCCTGCTCGACACCTTGCTGTTTCCAGCTAACGGCTTCTTTCAGTAAGGCTTTGAAAAGATTGTGGTTCAAGCCACCGCACAGACCGCGGTCAGTGGATACCACAATGTAGCCAACACGCTTAACCTCGCTACGCTCGACCATATAGTCGTGCTTGTACTCAGGGTTCGCGTTGGCTAAGTGGCCAACCACATTACGGATCTGCTTAGCGTAAGGCTGACTAGCTCTCATCAGATCTTGCGCTTTACGCATTTTCGATGCAGCCACCATTTCCATGGCGCTGGTGATCTTCTGCGTATTTTTAATGCTCCCGATTTGGGTGCGTATCTCTTTTGCAGCTGCCATAGCGATCTACCCTTCGTTCGTGGCTCTCAGAAAGCATGCAAACCCGCCCATTACAGGCGGGCCAGACATTACCAGCTCTGAGTCGCCTTGAACTTCTCGAGACCCGACTTCAAGCCGTCTTGAATCTCACCGTTGTAGTCGCCGCTCTGGTTGATCTTGTCGAGTAGATCACCATGTTCAGACTTCATGTAGTCGTGCAGGGCACGCTCAAAGTCCAACACTTTGTTGACTTCGACATCGTCCAGATAACCTTCGTTGGCGGCGTACAGCGAAAGCGCCATTTCAGCCACTGACATCGGCGAGTACTGGTTCTGCTTCATCAACTCGGTAACACGCTGACCGTGTTCGAGCTGCTTACGCGTGGCTTCATCAAGGTCAGACGCGAACTGCGAGAAGGCCGCCAATTCACGGTACTGAGCCAGTGCCAGACGTACGCTGCCGCCGAGCTTTTTGATGATTTTGGTCTGCGCCGAACCACCGACACGAGAAACCGAGAGACCTGCGTTAATCGCCGGACGAATACCGGAGTTAAACAGGTTGGTTTCCAGGAAGATCTGACCATCGGTGATCGAGATGACGTTGGTCGGAACGAACGCAGAAACGTCGCCACCCTGGGTTTCGATGATTGGCAGCGCGGTTAAGGAACCGGTCTTACCTTTCACTTCACCGTTGGTGAACTTCTCAACGTAGTCGACGTTAACCCGCGCAGCACGCTCAAGTAGACGTGAGTGGAGATAGAAAACGTCACCAGGATAAGCTTCACGGCCCGGCGGACGACGCAGCAGCAGCGATACCTGACGGTACGCAACGGCCTGCTTGGAAAGGTCGTCATACACGATGAGTGAGTTTTCACCGCGGTCGCGGAAGTACTCGCCCATGGTGCAACCAGAGTAAGGTGCCAGGAACTGCATCGGCGCCGGGTCGGCGGCACCAGCGGCAACGACGATGGTGTGTTCCATCGCGCCGTGCTCTTCGAGCTTACGTACCACGTTAGCAATGGTCGACTGCTTCTGACCAATCGCCACGTAGACACAGGTCACGCCTTTGCCTTTCTGGTTGATGATCGCATCAATGGCAATGGCGGACTTACCAATCTGGCGGTCACCGATGATCAGCTCACGCTGACCACGACCGATCGGCACCATGGCGTCAATGGATTTGAGACCGGTTTGGATCGGCTCATCAACAGACTGACGGGTAATAACACCCGGTGCCACTTTCTCGACGGCGTCGGTCATGGTGGTGTTGATGTCGCCTTTACCATCGATGGGGTTACCCAGCGCATCGACAACACGACCAATCAGCTCGGGACCTACCGGCACTTCGAGAATACGACCAGTACACTTGGCGGTCATGCCCTCTTCGAGCTGTAGGTAGTCACCCAGTACCACGGCACCTACGGAGTCGCGCTCCAGGTTCAGTACCATGCCAAAGATGCTGTTGGGGAATTCGATCATTTCACCAAACATCGCGTCTTCGAGGCCGTGAATTTTCACGATACCGTCGGAAACAGTGACGATGGTGCCCTGATTATGGGCTTCAGATGCGACGTCAAGCTTTTCAATTCGCTGCTTGATGATGTCGCTGATCTCGGAAGGATTCAGTTGCTGCATGCCATGTCCCTCAGACTCAAGCGGTTAGCGCTTCGGAAAGGCGGTTCAATCGACCACGGACCGACCCGTCAATAACGGTGTCGCCAGCACGTAGGATGACACCGCCAATTAGCGACTTGTCCACTTGAGTAGTAATAGAGATTTCGCGATTCAGACGTTTTTTAAGCGCGTTCGCTAGCTTCGTTTCTTGCTCGCTATCTAGCTGATAAGCAGAAGTGACGTTCACTTCAACCCGCTGCTCGTGTTCGGCGCGCAGGTGCTCAAACTGTTCAGCAATCGATGCCAGCACCATCAGGCGGCCTTGGTCAGCCAAGACAGTCAAAAATCGCTGTAAAGCTTTATCCTGTTGTTCAGGAATCAGCTCGACAAGCAGCGACACTTTTTGGCCGCTATCTAGTTTTGGACTGCTTAACCGATGGCGAACGTTAACGTCTGCTACCGCAAAGCTTAAAAAACTCAGCGCTTGTGACCAGCTATCAAGCGCCTCATGATCACGCGCGTATTCAAACGCTGCCTTAGCGTAAGGACGAGCGACGGTCAGTAATTCCGCCATGGTTCACCTCCTTACAGTTCAGCAGCAAGCTCATCAAGTAACTTGCGATGGGCTTGTTCGTCGACCGACGCTTCAAGAACACGCTCGGCACCCATAACGGCGAGATAAGAGACCTGGGCACGAAGTTCATCCTTAGCGCGATTCACTTCTTGCTCAATCTCGGAACGTGCACTCGCTACTAGGCGTTCGCCTTCGGCGCGGGCCTGTTCGCGGGCTTCTTCAACTATCTGGGCAGAGCGCTTATTGGCCTGCTCAAGAATTTGCGAAGCTTGCTCCTTGCTTTCACGCAGCATCTGCTCAGCGCGCTCTTGAGCAAGCTCAAGGTCACGGTTAGCACGGCTAGCTGCGTCCAAGCCATCAGCAATTTTCTTTTGACGCTCATGAAGCGCGTTGCTGATCGGAGGCCACACATACTTTATGCAAAACCAGACAAAGATCGCGAAGGCGATCGTTTGCCCGATTAGCGTCATGTTGATATTCACAGGAATGTACCTCTGACAAGTTCGTGGCGACCGGAGTGAAACAAAACCGAGCGTATAACGCTCGGCTCAGCAGTCATTAACCGGCAACAACGAAGATCAGGTACATTGCGATACCAACACCGATCATCGGAACAGCATCCAACAGACCTGCCATTAGGAAGGTTTTGGTTTGCAGTTGGTCACCCAATTCAGGCTGACGCGCTGTAGCTTCCAACAGCTTGCCACCCAAGATGGCGAAGCCAATGCCGGTACCTAGCGCGCCAAGACCGATCATGATGGAAGCGGCAATGTAGATAAGTTCCATGGTAATGCTCCTAGTTTTTCAAGTTAAAGTCTAAGGTTGAGGGTTAAGGGTGTTGTCTTACAAACAGTGCTTACTTCAGTGATGTTCGTGCGCTGCGCTTAGGTAAACGACGGACAGCACGGTAAAGATAAATGCTTGTAACGTAACGATTAAAATATGGAAAATGGCCCAAGGCACATCCAGCACCCAGATTGCCCAGAAAGGCAACATCGCGATCAGGATAAAGATGACTTCGCCGGCGAACATGTTACCAAATAGACGCATTGCCAAACTGAATGGCTTGACCAGCAACGCGACGATTTCCAATACAAGGTTGAAGGGAATCAATGCCCAATGATTGAAAGGCGTGAAAGACAACTCTTTGGCAAAACCGCCCACACCTTTAACCTTAAAGCTGTAGTAGAGAATCAGGCAGAAAACGCCCAGCGCCATACCCAGGGTGGCATTGACGTCCGTAGTAGGGACGATCTTCATGTAATCCACGCCAAGCTTGGCAAATAAGACCGGGAAGAAATCCACCGGAATTATTTTTAGCGAGTTCATCAGGAATATCCACACGAACAGCGTTAATGCCAATGGGGCAATAATCGGGTTACGTCCTTTGAACGTTCCTTGGATCATGTTCTCGATAAATTCAAACACCATTTCAACCGCATTTTGCAGCCCTGATGGCACCCCAGTAGTGGCCATTTTGCCAGCTTTGCGAAAAATCCAGATAAACAGCAGACCCATGGCGATGGACCAGCCCATGGTGTCTAAGTGAATCGCCCAGAAGCCCATTTCACTTGCTTCTTCTGCAGAGTGCGCCAGCGACCAGCCATTATCGGGGTGGTTACCAAATGTCAGATTCTGCAAGTGGTGCTGGATATAGTAAGTCGTTGAGACTTCGTTTCCTGCGGCCATGGATGTATCACCTCAATCAGTTGTGCAATTTTCTAGGCATTAGCGTTTTTTGGCATTAACCAAGGCGTAAGCCAATGCGTTAGAACAACCGCAACATAAGCGTAAAAAAAGAAAGCAGGGTTTGAGGGGGGCACTGCCACAAATACTGCGACAAACAGTGCCACCGTCAAACCAAACTTGCCTGCTTCGGCACGAAACAAGCGCATCGCTGCCTGTGATGGCCGGGGCGAATGCAAAACACCCATTCGCTTAATAAAAAAAGCGTGAGGCAATAAGGCTACTAACGCCCCTTTCAAAACCGATGATATGCCTCCTACATCGGTATTTAGGTAGGCCATCAGCATACCTAAAAAAGTAATTATCATTTGCGCGATCGTGAGTCGAACGATGTAGGCTCTTCGCCGCTGGGTTTCGTATCGCTGCATAGCTTTCTGAATCAATACCCAGTCGCTGAATAAAATCGTCATACATCGACAAACGTATTCCTAGACAAACACAGACAACCTGCACAAATCTTGCGCGATTATAGGGAAGCGCTATCACACCTTCAACCGAAGTCGCACCGATTTTGCCCGCTAAGAGGTCGATTTGCGACCAAAGAGGTAAAACGTGGTCACTTCTTACGCGATATTGAATAGCCTGCTATTTAATATGATTTAAGATGCCGTCCAACTCTTCAAGGCTCGTATAGCGTATCGTTAATTTACCTTTGCCTTTTTGACCATGGTCAATAGAGACGGGAGCACCGAGCAGCTCACCAAGATGTGTTTCCAGTTTTGCCACATCGGGCTGTTTGTTTGGACGGCTAGGCGTTTTGATGGGCGCTTGGCTGGTCTGCACTTTTTTCACCAGCGCTTCGGTTGCCCGAACGGTCATGTCGTTATTGACCACTTCATGGGCCACTTGCCGCTGCTGGGCGCTATTTAACGTTAGCAACGCCCGCGCATGGCCCATATCCAAATCACCACGTTCGAGCAGGGTTTGTACTTCGGGGTCTAGCGCCAGCAGGCGCAACAGATTAGCCACCTGAGTGCGCGATTTCCCCACCGCGTCGGCTATCTGCTGCTGAGTAAGCTCGAACTCTTCACCAAGACGCTTGAGTGCCATGGCTTCTTCAATAGCGTTAAGATTTTCACGCTGGATGTTTTCGATTAACGCCAGTGCCAAGGCGACTTCATCGCTGACATCGCGAATAACGGCCGGAATAACGTCCAGCTCAGCCAGCTGTGCGGCACGCCAGCGGCGCTCACCGGCAATAATTTCGTAGCGGTCGACACCGATCGGGCGCACCACGATAGGCTGCATGACGCCCTGGGCACGAATGGAATCTGCCAGTTCTTCTAGCGCTTCGGGCTGAATATCGCGGCGCGGCTGATATTTACCCCGCGTTAGTTGCCCTAACGGCAGGCGTTCAAGGCGATCTTCGGTAACGTCTTCAGCCGCGGCGCTACGCGCTGCGTCAGTAAGCTCCAAAGGCGTACCGCTACCGGCAAGTTCCAAGCTGTCACGGCGACGGGCACCGGCACCAATCAGGGCATCCAGGCCACGTCCCAGCGCGGGTTTACGCGTCATTCGCTTTCCCTCATTTTTTCAGCGCCCCTTTTTTGAATTGAAGAGTTGAAGTGAAGAGTGGTTACAGTGAAAGACGACGAATCATCTCTTTGGCTAGTACGCGGTAGGCCTGGCTACCCCGGGAGAACCGGGCATATTGCGTCACGGGCAGCCCGTGGCTTGGCGCTTCGGCAACTTTTACGTTACGCGGGATGGTCGTTTTCAATAGCATATCGCCAAAATAGTCACGTAGCTGCTTATCCACTTCCCGCGTTAAACTGGTGCGCTTGTCGTACATGGTGCGCAAAATGCCTGCAATCGCTAGGTCAGGATTCACATTTTGCTTAATCTGCTCAACGGTATCGAGCAGTGCCGATAACCCTTCTAACGCATAGAACTCACACTGTAGTGGGATCAATACGCTGTCAGAAGCCGTTAACGCATTCACGGTAAGCATGTTCAACGAGGGTGGGCAGTCAATAAGCACCACATCGTACTCACTGGAGACCGAGGCAAGCGCGGTGGTTAAGCAGCTTTCACTTTTCTCGCGGTCTAATAGCTCGACTTCAGCGGCGGTGAGATCACCGTTCCCCGGCAGTACGTCATACTTGACCGCCAGCTTTTTAACAATCGTTTCAGCAGCCGTTGCTTCGCCCAACAGTACATCAAGCACGCTTTTATCGAGCTCATATTTATCGATGCCGCTGCCCATGCTGGCATGGCCTTGGGGGTCAAGATCCACCAACAGCACACGACGGTCGAGCGCAGCGAGACTGGCCGCCAGGTTAACGGCTGAGGTGGTCTTGCCCACGCCGCCTTTTTGGTTGGTCAGGGCAATGATCTGGCTCACTTACTCAACTCCTTCCTGGGGGGCAGAATCAACATTCAGCTTTCAACATTTAAAATCAGCAGCTGCCGCTGGGCCGCTTCAAAGGGTACTTCCAGCTGATAACGCTTGTGTAAACGAATACCGGGGGGCAGATCGCGCAGTTCATCGTCCGCCCCCGGGCCTTTCATGGCTAGCCACTGGCCATCGGCGCTGGGTAGCTGGCGAGTCAAGGTGACAAAATCCACCAAGCTGGCAAACGCCCGGGAAATCACCTGATCAAAAGTAGCGGCTTGAAACTGTTCTACCCTCGCCTGGACAGGCGTCACGTTTTTAAGACCAAGCTCCATTACCGCTTGACGCTGAAAACGGACTTTTTTGCCATTACTGTCCAACAGCGTTACATCAAGCTCGGGCGCTAAAATGGCCAACACTATACCGGGCAGACCTGGGCCAGCGCCAACATCCAGCAGCCGCGGCCCTTGCACATAGGGCAGAACAACGGCGCTATCGAGCACATGACGCGACACCATGTCGTCCACATCGCGCACCGCTGTGAGGTTATAAGCCCGGTTCCACTTGTGCAACAGTGCCAATAAGCCTAGCAGTTGCTCGCGCTGATGATCGTCAACGCTGATAGCCAACTGGCTAAGCCCTTGATCGAGACGTGGCGCAACGCTTGCAGGCAGAGTTTTCAACAGTGGGTTCAACGAACTCATCCGTTAACTACCTCTGCCGCGGCGACTAACCGGCGCTTTTTCAGATGCACCAACAAAATAGACACAGCCGCCGGGGTGACGCCCGAGATACGCGCCGCATGAGCAAGCGTTTCTGGCCGTGCTTCAGCCAGCTTTTGGCGAACTTCGTTGGACAGTCCCTCTACTTTCAAATAATCCAACTCGGCAGGTAGCGGCGTCGCTTCATGGCGTTTGAGCTTGTCGATCTCATGCTGCTGACGATCGATATAGCCTTGATACTTGGCTTGAATTTGCACCTGTTCGGCCACCGCTGGATCGGTTACCAGGGTGCCTTCGATACCGGGTAGATTGGCCAAATCGCTATAGTTCAGTTCTGGGCGCTTGAGCAGGTCGCTCAGGCGATATTCGTGCGTAAGTGGCGCCCCGGTTTTTTCCGCCACCTGTTCTGCCGCAGGGCTCCCCGGCTGAATCCAAAGTGTATTCAGACGTGCGCTCTCTTGCTCAATGGCTTCGCGTTTTTGGCTAAACGCGGTCCAGCGTGTGTCGTCAACAAGGCCCAATTTTCGCCCCGTTTCAGTTAAGCGTAGATCTGCGTTGTCTTCACGCAGCAGCAAGCGGTATTCCGCACGGGAAGTGAACATGCGGTACGGCTCTTTGGTACCCATGGTGATCAGGTCGTCGACCAGTACGCCGAGATAGGCTTCATCGCGGCGAGGATACCAGGCGTCCAGCTCTTGAGCACGGCGTGCGGCATTCAAACCCGCTAGCAAACCTTGAGCACCGGCTTCTTCGTAACCAGTAGTGCCGTTGATCTGACCAGCGAAAAACAGGTTGTGGATAAATTTTGTTTCCAGCGAGTGTTTTAAGTCTCGCGGATCAAAAAAGTCGTATTCGATGGCATAGCCAGGCCGGGTGATATGGGCATTTTCCAGGCCTTTGATCGAACGCACGACTTGAATCTGCACGTCAAACGGCAGCGAGGTCGAGATACCGTTGGGGTAAAGCTCGTGGGTATCCAGGCCTTCGGGTTCAATGAACACTTGGTGGCTGGATTTATCGGCAAAGCGATGAACCTTGTCTTCGATCGACGGGCAGTAACGGGGTCCAATTCCTTCGATCACACCGGAATACATCGGCGAGCGATCAAGATTCGCCAGAATCAGATCGTGGGTTTGCTGATTGGTGTGAGCAATGTGGCAACTCACCTGCCGAGGGTGCATTTCCCGTGACCCCATGTAGGACATGACCGGTGTAGGGCTGTCACCGGGTTGTTCTTCCAACTGGGAAAAATCCACGGTTTTGGCATTAATACGTGGCGGTGTGCCGGTTTTCAGCCGATCGACGCGAAATGGCAGCGCACGCAGCCGTTCGGCCAGTGCGTTGGAAGGCGGATCACCTGCTCGACCACCCTTGCTTTGATCCAAGCCAATGTGAATCACACCACCCAAAAATGTGCCGGTACACAGCACGACGCTTTCAGCATGGAAGCGAATACCGGTTTCCGTGACAACGCCACGCACGGTGTCGTTATCCACAATGAGATCACCAGCGGCTTGCTGGAAGATGGTCAAGTTGGGCTGGTTTTCCAACATACCGCGGATAGCAGATTTATAGCGGATGCGGTCAGCCTGGGCACGAGTTGCCCGAACGGCAGGCCCTTTGCGGGCATTGAGCACGCGAAACTGGATGCCACCTAAATCCGTGGCAAGCCCCATGGCGCCGCCCAGCGCATCGATTTCCTTAACCAAATGGCTTTTGCCGATGCCGCCAATCGCGGGGTTACACGACATTTGGCCCAGGGTTTCGATGTTGTGGGTGAGCAGCAGGGTCTGACAGCCCATACGAGCAGAGGCCAATGCGGCTTCAGTTCCCGCATGGCCACCGCCGATGACAATCACGTCAAAGCGGTCGGGATAATTCAAGAGGCACCTCGTCTTGCGCCTTTCGGCACGGATGATGTGGCCAGTGCAGTTCTCAGACATGGCCACCTTAGATCAATGAGCC includes the following:
- the atpA gene encoding F0F1 ATP synthase subunit alpha encodes the protein MQQLNPSEISDIIKQRIEKLDVASEAHNQGTIVTVSDGIVKIHGLEDAMFGEMIEFPNSIFGMVLNLERDSVGAVVLGDYLQLEEGMTAKCTGRILEVPVGPELIGRVVDALGNPIDGKGDINTTMTDAVEKVAPGVITRQSVDEPIQTGLKSIDAMVPIGRGQRELIIGDRQIGKSAIAIDAIINQKGKGVTCVYVAIGQKQSTIANVVRKLEEHGAMEHTIVVAAGAADPAPMQFLAPYSGCTMGEYFRDRGENSLIVYDDLSKQAVAYRQVSLLLRRPPGREAYPGDVFYLHSRLLERAARVNVDYVEKFTNGEVKGKTGSLTALPIIETQGGDVSAFVPTNVISITDGQIFLETNLFNSGIRPAINAGLSVSRVGGSAQTKIIKKLGGSVRLALAQYRELAAFSQFASDLDEATRKQLEHGQRVTELMKQNQYSPMSVAEMALSLYAANEGYLDDVEVNKVLDFERALHDYMKSEHGDLLDKINQSGDYNGEIQDGLKSGLEKFKATQSW
- the atpE gene encoding F0F1 ATP synthase subunit C gives rise to the protein MELIYIAASIMIGLGALGTGIGFAILGGKLLEATARQPELGDQLQTKTFLMAGLLDAVPMIGVGIAMYLIFVVAG
- a CDS encoding F0F1 ATP synthase subunit delta is translated as MAELLTVARPYAKAAFEYARDHEALDSWSQALSFLSFAVADVNVRHRLSSPKLDSGQKVSLLVELIPEQQDKALQRFLTVLADQGRLMVLASIAEQFEHLRAEHEQRVEVNVTSAYQLDSEQETKLANALKKRLNREISITTQVDKSLIGGVILRAGDTVIDGSVRGRLNRLSEALTA
- a CDS encoding ParA family protein; amino-acid sequence: MSQIIALTNQKGGVGKTTSAVNLAASLAALDRRVLLVDLDPQGHASMGSGIDKYELDKSVLDVLLGEATAAETIVKKLAVKYDVLPGNGDLTAAEVELLDREKSESCLTTALASVSSEYDVVLIDCPPSLNMLTVNALTASDSVLIPLQCEFYALEGLSALLDTVEQIKQNVNPDLAIAGILRTMYDKRTSLTREVDKQLRDYFGDMLLKTTIPRNVKVAEAPSHGLPVTQYARFSRGSQAYRVLAKEMIRRLSL
- a CDS encoding ATP synthase subunit I, producing the protein MTILFSDWVLIQKAMQRYETQRRRAYIVRLTIAQMIITFLGMLMAYLNTDVGGISSVLKGALVALLPHAFFIKRMGVLHSPRPSQAAMRLFRAEAGKFGLTVALFVAVFVAVPPSNPAFFFYAYVAVVLTHWLTPWLMPKNANA
- a CDS encoding F0F1 ATP synthase subunit B encodes the protein MNINMTLIGQTIAFAIFVWFCIKYVWPPISNALHERQKKIADGLDAASRANRDLELAQERAEQMLRESKEQASQILEQANKRSAQIVEEAREQARAEGERLVASARSEIEQEVNRAKDELRAQVSYLAVMGAERVLEASVDEQAHRKLLDELAAEL
- the rsmG gene encoding 16S rRNA (guanine(527)-N(7))-methyltransferase RsmG; translated protein: MSSLNPLLKTLPASVAPRLDQGLSQLAISVDDHQREQLLGLLALLHKWNRAYNLTAVRDVDDMVSRHVLDSAVVLPYVQGPRLLDVGAGPGLPGIVLAILAPELDVTLLDSNGKKVRFQRQAVMELGLKNVTPVQARVEQFQAATFDQVISRAFASLVDFVTLTRQLPSADGQWLAMKGPGADDELRDLPPGIRLHKRYQLEVPFEAAQRQLLILNVES
- the atpG gene encoding F0F1 ATP synthase subunit gamma, translated to MAAAKEIRTQIGSIKNTQKITSAMEMVAASKMRKAQDLMRASQPYAKQIRNVVGHLANANPEYKHDYMVERSEVKRVGYIVVSTDRGLCGGLNHNLFKALLKEAVSWKQQGVEQDFCALGAKASTFFRNYGGNLVAAKSGLGEAPTVEGLIGSIKVMLEAYDEGRLDRLYVVHNEFVNTMTQKPVVRQLLPLSPDMGADAEQDDENARPGSWDYLYEPDAKALLDSLLVRFIESQVYQAVVENGACEQAARMIAMKSATDNAGGLIDDLEMVYNKARQAAITQEISEIVGGAAAV
- the mnmG gene encoding tRNA uridine-5-carboxymethylaminomethyl(34) synthesis enzyme MnmG, giving the protein MNYPDRFDVIVIGGGHAGTEAALASARMGCQTLLLTHNIETLGQMSCNPAIGGIGKSHLVKEIDALGGAMGLATDLGGIQFRVLNARKGPAVRATRAQADRIRYKSAIRGMLENQPNLTIFQQAAGDLIVDNDTVRGVVTETGIRFHAESVVLCTGTFLGGVIHIGLDQSKGGRAGDPPSNALAERLRALPFRVDRLKTGTPPRINAKTVDFSQLEEQPGDSPTPVMSYMGSREMHPRQVSCHIAHTNQQTHDLILANLDRSPMYSGVIEGIGPRYCPSIEDKVHRFADKSSHQVFIEPEGLDTHELYPNGISTSLPFDVQIQVVRSIKGLENAHITRPGYAIEYDFFDPRDLKHSLETKFIHNLFFAGQINGTTGYEEAGAQGLLAGLNAARRAQELDAWYPRRDEAYLGVLVDDLITMGTKEPYRMFTSRAEYRLLLREDNADLRLTETGRKLGLVDDTRWTAFSQKREAIEQESARLNTLWIQPGSPAAEQVAEKTGAPLTHEYRLSDLLKRPELNYSDLANLPGIEGTLVTDPAVAEQVQIQAKYQGYIDRQQHEIDKLKRHEATPLPAELDYLKVEGLSNEVRQKLAEARPETLAHAARISGVTPAAVSILLVHLKKRRLVAAAEVVNG
- a CDS encoding ParB/RepB/Spo0J family partition protein, which gives rise to MTRKPALGRGLDALIGAGARRRDSLELAGSGTPLELTDAARSAAAEDVTEDRLERLPLGQLTRGKYQPRRDIQPEALEELADSIRAQGVMQPIVVRPIGVDRYEIIAGERRWRAAQLAELDVIPAVIRDVSDEVALALALIENIQRENLNAIEEAMALKRLGEEFELTQQQIADAVGKSRTQVANLLRLLALDPEVQTLLERGDLDMGHARALLTLNSAQQRQVAHEVVNNDMTVRATEALVKKVQTSQAPIKTPSRPNKQPDVAKLETHLGELLGAPVSIDHGQKGKGKLTIRYTSLEELDGILNHIK
- the atpB gene encoding F0F1 ATP synthase subunit A, whose translation is MAAGNEVSTTYYIQHHLQNLTFGNHPDNGWSLAHSAEEASEMGFWAIHLDTMGWSIAMGLLFIWIFRKAGKMATTGVPSGLQNAVEMVFEFIENMIQGTFKGRNPIIAPLALTLFVWIFLMNSLKIIPVDFFPVLFAKLGVDYMKIVPTTDVNATLGMALGVFCLILYYSFKVKGVGGFAKELSFTPFNHWALIPFNLVLEIVALLVKPFSLAMRLFGNMFAGEVIFILIAMLPFWAIWVLDVPWAIFHILIVTLQAFIFTVLSVVYLSAAHEHH